One window of the Cryptomeria japonica chromosome 7, Sugi_1.0, whole genome shotgun sequence genome contains the following:
- the LOC131048452 gene encoding uncharacterized protein LOC131048452 isoform X1, with protein sequence MGRGRWFSYPKKKSKGKESAPNVEIRINSMEKKNNATAEGQLDFNAPLMSVRRISGSPTENEKVDSKVNGGSDSSSKSILPVYRSDLKSGPLRDPGTVPFVWEQTPGRPKDEQKVKANYNCPSPRAPRLPPGRILSAKQANIETPEPPKVKSDNEQRNGLPSKHTNRASSKISANSNDTLASRRLGQSKPCVPEDDLDSEGCDDFSDAVETLSQTESSAVAYCVSMVSGMEGYDLRSTGRSVDPQTRNFMMDRFLPAAKAMASESPQQSSRRVPTKPITSGRESRGPSPLQSRPYPRKHQSKEKEPDDIAVFSSKACGLFPRRLRSAFSNSSPITQLSRMKKKHFSLSPALNRRNSRGNLSDGDPLSDSDGETWEALYRQKLENGSKSTCYLRKGNETRAFSASASPDMGIMSRISCGSDSQTFNKFGTPTSGGISPYRNEPFRSPFSEGTGFLGFPKADKEDSMPGVESRRMSCNSLNDMGPEEDLCFWKSPPLLGNTTRAGSVSPTIEKTVYVDYVHKTRSPVVKPGYLNHNELVKGSESDFDVRVPDTQNKPKHDVSDSYLVDSMKMLEVANVSDSLKSKKLDQSPSVVADQPYCSDQTVCVSNESDNKEQSIVLVGKIQDIQVKEGWPLGIANKCKEVSDEKKALVPVNVKPESTVSVTGLAPPLQPPLPKSPSESWLWRAMPRTPSPNSPSQRYSRLGSPLRKQQQGSKASIADPKWETIVKSAYTQPGHLRFSEEFNYKATPGSFRREGS encoded by the exons ATGGGGAGGGGTCGGTGGTTCTCTTATCCCAA GAAGAAGTCGAAAGGGAAGGAGTCTGCCCCAAATGTTGAGATAAGAATCAACTCAATGGAGAAGAAAAATAATGCTACTGCTGAAGGTCAGTTGGATTTCAATGCCCCTCTAATGTCTGTGAGAAGGATTTCTGGCTCCCCAACAGAGAATGAAAAGGTAGATAGTAAGGTAAATGGTGGATCAGATTCAAGCAGCAAATCGATTCTTCCTGTGTACAGGTCAGATTTAAAGTCAGGCCCTCTGAGGGACCCTGGAACTGTGCCATTTGTGTGGGAGCAAACTCCAGGGAGGCCCAAGGATGAACAAAAGGTGAAAGCTAATTATAATTGCCCTTCTCCTCGAGCACCCAGGCTTCCCCCAGGGAGGATTTTGTCTGCTAAACAAGCAAATATCGAGACACCGGAACCACCAAAGGTAAAATCTGATAATGAGCAAAGAAACGGACTTCCCAGCAAGCACACAAACAGGGCTTCATCAAAGATTTCTGCCAACTCCAATGATACATTGGCTTCAAGAAGGCTCGGTCAAAGCAAACCCTGTGTTCCTGAGGATGATTTAGACTCTGAAGGCTGCGATGATTTCTCAGATGCAGTGGAAACTCTCTCACAAACTGAATCTTCTGCTGTTGCCTACTGTGTCAGTATGGTGAGTGGCATGGAGGGTTACGATCTGAGGTCAACAGGGCGATCTGTTGATCCTCAGACTCGTAATTTTATGATGGACCGCTTTCTCCCTGCTGCAAAAGCAATGGCATCTGAGTCACCGCAACAAAGCTCGAGAAGGGTGCCAACAAAGCCTATCACCAGTGGGAGAGAAAGCAGGGGACCTTCCCCATTACAGTCCAGGCCATACCCAAGGAAACACCAGAGTAAAGAGAAAGAGCCTGATGATATTGCAGTTTTTTCTTCCAAGGCATGTGGGTTATTCCCCCGGCGCCTCAGAAGTGCTTTCAGCAATTCAAGCCCCATTACACAACTGAGTCGGATGAAGAAGAAGCATTTTTCTTTGTCACCTGCTTTAAACAGACGCAATTCACGCGGCAATTTGAGTGATGGAGACCCCTTGAGTGACAGTGATGGCGAG ACCTGGGAAGCGTTATATAGGCAAAAACTGGAGAACGGGAGTAAATCTACTTGTTACCTACGGAAGGGAAATGAAACACGAGCATTTTCTGCAAGTGCTTCCCCTGATATGGGTATAATGAGCAGAATTTCATGCGGAAGTGATTCTCAAACTTTTAACAAATTTGGAACACCAACATCAGGTGGAATATCTCCTTACCGGAACGAGCCATTCCGGTCTCCATTCAGTGAAGGCACAGGGTTTCTAGGTTTCCCTAAAGCAGATAAAGAAGATAGCATGCCTGGCGTGGAATCAAGGAGGATGTCCTGCAATTCTCTTAATGATATGGGACCAGAAGAAGATCTGTGCTTTTGGAAGAGCCCACCTCTTTTGGGGAATACTACCAGAGCTGGATCTGTTAGTCCAACCATTGAAAAAACTGTATATGTTGACTATGTACACAAGACAAGATCCCCAGTGGTGAAGCCTGGGTATTTAAACCATAATGAGCTGGTGAAaggaagtgaatcagattttgatgtTAGAGTACCTGATACACAGAATAAACCAAAACATGATgtttcagatagctatcttgtagATTCTATGAAGATGTTGGAGGTAGCTAATGTGAGTGACAGTCTGAAATCCAAAAAGCTTGATCAGTCTCCTAGTGTGGTGGCTGATCAGCCATATTGTTCAGATCAAACTGTTTGCGTAAGTAATGAATCTGACAACAAAGAACAAAGCATTGTGTTGGTAGGAAAAATCCAAGACATTCAGGTGAAGGAAGGCTGGCCTTTGGGCATCGCCAACAAGTGCAAGGAGGTGTCAGATGAAAAAAAAGCTCTGGTTCCTGTCAATGTGAAACCTGAAAGTACTGTTTCTGTTACCGGTTTGGCACCCCCACTGCAACCTCCACTACCCAAGTCTCCTTCTGAATCATGGCTTTGGCGCGCCATGCCTCGGACTCCCTCTCCAAATTCACCATCACAACGGTATTCAAGACTTGGAAGTCCTCTCCGAAAGCAGCAACAAGGCTCTAAAGCATCCATTGCTGATCCAAAGTGGGAGACCATTGTGAAGTCAGCTTATACACAACCAGGTCATTTGCGGTTTTCAGAG GAGTTCAATTACAAGGCAACTCCTGGCAGTTTCCGCAGAGAGGGATCCTAA
- the LOC131048452 gene encoding uncharacterized protein LOC131048452 isoform X3, producing the protein MEKKNNATAEGQLDFNAPLMSVRRISGSPTENEKVDSKVNGGSDSSSKSILPVYRSDLKSGPLRDPGTVPFVWEQTPGRPKDEQKVKANYNCPSPRAPRLPPGRILSAKQANIETPEPPKVKSDNEQRNGLPSKHTNRASSKISANSNDTLASRRLGQSKPCVPEDDLDSEGCDDFSDAVETLSQTESSAVAYCVSMVSGMEGYDLRSTGRSVDPQTRNFMMDRFLPAAKAMASESPQQSSRRVPTKPITSGRESRGPSPLQSRPYPRKHQSKEKEPDDIAVFSSKACGLFPRRLRSAFSNSSPITQLSRMKKKHFSLSPALNRRNSRGNLSDGDPLSDSDGETWEALYRQKLENGSKSTCYLRKGNETRAFSASASPDMGIMSRISCGSDSQTFNKFGTPTSGGISPYRNEPFRSPFSEGTGFLGFPKADKEDSMPGVESRRMSCNSLNDMGPEEDLCFWKSPPLLGNTTRAGSVSPTIEKTVYVDYVHKTRSPVVKPGYLNHNELVKGSESDFDVRVPDTQNKPKHDVSDSYLVDSMKMLEVANVSDSLKSKKLDQSPSVVADQPYCSDQTVCVSNESDNKEQSIVLVGKIQDIQVKEGWPLGIANKCKEVSDEKKALVPVNVKPESTVSVTGLAPPLQPPLPKSPSESWLWRAMPRTPSPNSPSQRYSRLGSPLRKQQQGSKASIADPKWETIVKSAYTQPGHLRFSEEFNYKATPGSFRREGS; encoded by the exons ATGGAGAAGAAAAATAATGCTACTGCTGAAGGTCAGTTGGATTTCAATGCCCCTCTAATGTCTGTGAGAAGGATTTCTGGCTCCCCAACAGAGAATGAAAAGGTAGATAGTAAGGTAAATGGTGGATCAGATTCAAGCAGCAAATCGATTCTTCCTGTGTACAGGTCAGATTTAAAGTCAGGCCCTCTGAGGGACCCTGGAACTGTGCCATTTGTGTGGGAGCAAACTCCAGGGAGGCCCAAGGATGAACAAAAGGTGAAAGCTAATTATAATTGCCCTTCTCCTCGAGCACCCAGGCTTCCCCCAGGGAGGATTTTGTCTGCTAAACAAGCAAATATCGAGACACCGGAACCACCAAAGGTAAAATCTGATAATGAGCAAAGAAACGGACTTCCCAGCAAGCACACAAACAGGGCTTCATCAAAGATTTCTGCCAACTCCAATGATACATTGGCTTCAAGAAGGCTCGGTCAAAGCAAACCCTGTGTTCCTGAGGATGATTTAGACTCTGAAGGCTGCGATGATTTCTCAGATGCAGTGGAAACTCTCTCACAAACTGAATCTTCTGCTGTTGCCTACTGTGTCAGTATGGTGAGTGGCATGGAGGGTTACGATCTGAGGTCAACAGGGCGATCTGTTGATCCTCAGACTCGTAATTTTATGATGGACCGCTTTCTCCCTGCTGCAAAAGCAATGGCATCTGAGTCACCGCAACAAAGCTCGAGAAGGGTGCCAACAAAGCCTATCACCAGTGGGAGAGAAAGCAGGGGACCTTCCCCATTACAGTCCAGGCCATACCCAAGGAAACACCAGAGTAAAGAGAAAGAGCCTGATGATATTGCAGTTTTTTCTTCCAAGGCATGTGGGTTATTCCCCCGGCGCCTCAGAAGTGCTTTCAGCAATTCAAGCCCCATTACACAACTGAGTCGGATGAAGAAGAAGCATTTTTCTTTGTCACCTGCTTTAAACAGACGCAATTCACGCGGCAATTTGAGTGATGGAGACCCCTTGAGTGACAGTGATGGCGAG ACCTGGGAAGCGTTATATAGGCAAAAACTGGAGAACGGGAGTAAATCTACTTGTTACCTACGGAAGGGAAATGAAACACGAGCATTTTCTGCAAGTGCTTCCCCTGATATGGGTATAATGAGCAGAATTTCATGCGGAAGTGATTCTCAAACTTTTAACAAATTTGGAACACCAACATCAGGTGGAATATCTCCTTACCGGAACGAGCCATTCCGGTCTCCATTCAGTGAAGGCACAGGGTTTCTAGGTTTCCCTAAAGCAGATAAAGAAGATAGCATGCCTGGCGTGGAATCAAGGAGGATGTCCTGCAATTCTCTTAATGATATGGGACCAGAAGAAGATCTGTGCTTTTGGAAGAGCCCACCTCTTTTGGGGAATACTACCAGAGCTGGATCTGTTAGTCCAACCATTGAAAAAACTGTATATGTTGACTATGTACACAAGACAAGATCCCCAGTGGTGAAGCCTGGGTATTTAAACCATAATGAGCTGGTGAAaggaagtgaatcagattttgatgtTAGAGTACCTGATACACAGAATAAACCAAAACATGATgtttcagatagctatcttgtagATTCTATGAAGATGTTGGAGGTAGCTAATGTGAGTGACAGTCTGAAATCCAAAAAGCTTGATCAGTCTCCTAGTGTGGTGGCTGATCAGCCATATTGTTCAGATCAAACTGTTTGCGTAAGTAATGAATCTGACAACAAAGAACAAAGCATTGTGTTGGTAGGAAAAATCCAAGACATTCAGGTGAAGGAAGGCTGGCCTTTGGGCATCGCCAACAAGTGCAAGGAGGTGTCAGATGAAAAAAAAGCTCTGGTTCCTGTCAATGTGAAACCTGAAAGTACTGTTTCTGTTACCGGTTTGGCACCCCCACTGCAACCTCCACTACCCAAGTCTCCTTCTGAATCATGGCTTTGGCGCGCCATGCCTCGGACTCCCTCTCCAAATTCACCATCACAACGGTATTCAAGACTTGGAAGTCCTCTCCGAAAGCAGCAACAAGGCTCTAAAGCATCCATTGCTGATCCAAAGTGGGAGACCATTGTGAAGTCAGCTTATACACAACCAGGTCATTTGCGGTTTTCAGAG GAGTTCAATTACAAGGCAACTCCTGGCAGTTTCCGCAGAGAGGGATCCTAA
- the LOC131048452 gene encoding uncharacterized protein LOC131048452 isoform X2, translating to MKKSKGKESAPNVEIRINSMEKKNNATAEGQLDFNAPLMSVRRISGSPTENEKVDSKVNGGSDSSSKSILPVYRSDLKSGPLRDPGTVPFVWEQTPGRPKDEQKVKANYNCPSPRAPRLPPGRILSAKQANIETPEPPKVKSDNEQRNGLPSKHTNRASSKISANSNDTLASRRLGQSKPCVPEDDLDSEGCDDFSDAVETLSQTESSAVAYCVSMVSGMEGYDLRSTGRSVDPQTRNFMMDRFLPAAKAMASESPQQSSRRVPTKPITSGRESRGPSPLQSRPYPRKHQSKEKEPDDIAVFSSKACGLFPRRLRSAFSNSSPITQLSRMKKKHFSLSPALNRRNSRGNLSDGDPLSDSDGETWEALYRQKLENGSKSTCYLRKGNETRAFSASASPDMGIMSRISCGSDSQTFNKFGTPTSGGISPYRNEPFRSPFSEGTGFLGFPKADKEDSMPGVESRRMSCNSLNDMGPEEDLCFWKSPPLLGNTTRAGSVSPTIEKTVYVDYVHKTRSPVVKPGYLNHNELVKGSESDFDVRVPDTQNKPKHDVSDSYLVDSMKMLEVANVSDSLKSKKLDQSPSVVADQPYCSDQTVCVSNESDNKEQSIVLVGKIQDIQVKEGWPLGIANKCKEVSDEKKALVPVNVKPESTVSVTGLAPPLQPPLPKSPSESWLWRAMPRTPSPNSPSQRYSRLGSPLRKQQQGSKASIADPKWETIVKSAYTQPGHLRFSEEFNYKATPGSFRREGS from the exons AT GAAGAAGTCGAAAGGGAAGGAGTCTGCCCCAAATGTTGAGATAAGAATCAACTCAATGGAGAAGAAAAATAATGCTACTGCTGAAGGTCAGTTGGATTTCAATGCCCCTCTAATGTCTGTGAGAAGGATTTCTGGCTCCCCAACAGAGAATGAAAAGGTAGATAGTAAGGTAAATGGTGGATCAGATTCAAGCAGCAAATCGATTCTTCCTGTGTACAGGTCAGATTTAAAGTCAGGCCCTCTGAGGGACCCTGGAACTGTGCCATTTGTGTGGGAGCAAACTCCAGGGAGGCCCAAGGATGAACAAAAGGTGAAAGCTAATTATAATTGCCCTTCTCCTCGAGCACCCAGGCTTCCCCCAGGGAGGATTTTGTCTGCTAAACAAGCAAATATCGAGACACCGGAACCACCAAAGGTAAAATCTGATAATGAGCAAAGAAACGGACTTCCCAGCAAGCACACAAACAGGGCTTCATCAAAGATTTCTGCCAACTCCAATGATACATTGGCTTCAAGAAGGCTCGGTCAAAGCAAACCCTGTGTTCCTGAGGATGATTTAGACTCTGAAGGCTGCGATGATTTCTCAGATGCAGTGGAAACTCTCTCACAAACTGAATCTTCTGCTGTTGCCTACTGTGTCAGTATGGTGAGTGGCATGGAGGGTTACGATCTGAGGTCAACAGGGCGATCTGTTGATCCTCAGACTCGTAATTTTATGATGGACCGCTTTCTCCCTGCTGCAAAAGCAATGGCATCTGAGTCACCGCAACAAAGCTCGAGAAGGGTGCCAACAAAGCCTATCACCAGTGGGAGAGAAAGCAGGGGACCTTCCCCATTACAGTCCAGGCCATACCCAAGGAAACACCAGAGTAAAGAGAAAGAGCCTGATGATATTGCAGTTTTTTCTTCCAAGGCATGTGGGTTATTCCCCCGGCGCCTCAGAAGTGCTTTCAGCAATTCAAGCCCCATTACACAACTGAGTCGGATGAAGAAGAAGCATTTTTCTTTGTCACCTGCTTTAAACAGACGCAATTCACGCGGCAATTTGAGTGATGGAGACCCCTTGAGTGACAGTGATGGCGAG ACCTGGGAAGCGTTATATAGGCAAAAACTGGAGAACGGGAGTAAATCTACTTGTTACCTACGGAAGGGAAATGAAACACGAGCATTTTCTGCAAGTGCTTCCCCTGATATGGGTATAATGAGCAGAATTTCATGCGGAAGTGATTCTCAAACTTTTAACAAATTTGGAACACCAACATCAGGTGGAATATCTCCTTACCGGAACGAGCCATTCCGGTCTCCATTCAGTGAAGGCACAGGGTTTCTAGGTTTCCCTAAAGCAGATAAAGAAGATAGCATGCCTGGCGTGGAATCAAGGAGGATGTCCTGCAATTCTCTTAATGATATGGGACCAGAAGAAGATCTGTGCTTTTGGAAGAGCCCACCTCTTTTGGGGAATACTACCAGAGCTGGATCTGTTAGTCCAACCATTGAAAAAACTGTATATGTTGACTATGTACACAAGACAAGATCCCCAGTGGTGAAGCCTGGGTATTTAAACCATAATGAGCTGGTGAAaggaagtgaatcagattttgatgtTAGAGTACCTGATACACAGAATAAACCAAAACATGATgtttcagatagctatcttgtagATTCTATGAAGATGTTGGAGGTAGCTAATGTGAGTGACAGTCTGAAATCCAAAAAGCTTGATCAGTCTCCTAGTGTGGTGGCTGATCAGCCATATTGTTCAGATCAAACTGTTTGCGTAAGTAATGAATCTGACAACAAAGAACAAAGCATTGTGTTGGTAGGAAAAATCCAAGACATTCAGGTGAAGGAAGGCTGGCCTTTGGGCATCGCCAACAAGTGCAAGGAGGTGTCAGATGAAAAAAAAGCTCTGGTTCCTGTCAATGTGAAACCTGAAAGTACTGTTTCTGTTACCGGTTTGGCACCCCCACTGCAACCTCCACTACCCAAGTCTCCTTCTGAATCATGGCTTTGGCGCGCCATGCCTCGGACTCCCTCTCCAAATTCACCATCACAACGGTATTCAAGACTTGGAAGTCCTCTCCGAAAGCAGCAACAAGGCTCTAAAGCATCCATTGCTGATCCAAAGTGGGAGACCATTGTGAAGTCAGCTTATACACAACCAGGTCATTTGCGGTTTTCAGAG GAGTTCAATTACAAGGCAACTCCTGGCAGTTTCCGCAGAGAGGGATCCTAA